One genomic region from Trueperaceae bacterium encodes:
- the murG gene encoding undecaprenyldiphospho-muramoylpentapeptide beta-N-acetylglucosaminyltransferase, translating into MSAPQRLLLATGGTGGHIYPALAVAREAAARGAEVALIGGLGGMEEHLAGEAGVQFLGVATGKWDRQRPDPRQALKAASGLSQAVGLARRFAPDVVVGFGGFASMPGCFAAWRLRVPLVLHEGNAFPSRVNRWFARAARLFVSAQPEALAHVRTAKSLVIPFPVREERVERAAARAALGLPGSAVVTLVMGGSQGSLALNRAVPDAYEKLANAGRAPVVIHSTGPRWLPEVEARAAAWPAYHSRPYVDAVTAWSAADLAITRAGISTLSEAAFHGVPALMVPLPTAAEDHQSHNARAVANAGAGSLVEESEIATALPEAWTRALDPEWRRAAAAAAAARTPAGAARRIVDAVLETGRER; encoded by the coding sequence GTGAGCGCGCCGCAGCGCCTGCTCCTCGCCACCGGCGGCACGGGCGGCCACATCTACCCCGCCCTCGCGGTCGCTAGGGAGGCCGCCGCGCGCGGGGCCGAGGTGGCGCTCATCGGCGGGCTCGGGGGCATGGAGGAGCACCTCGCCGGCGAGGCCGGGGTCCAGTTCTTAGGGGTCGCCACGGGCAAGTGGGACCGCCAGCGCCCCGACCCGCGGCAGGCGCTCAAGGCCGCGTCCGGTCTGTCGCAGGCCGTGGGCCTGGCGCGGAGGTTCGCCCCGGACGTAGTGGTCGGCTTCGGCGGCTTCGCCTCCATGCCCGGGTGCTTCGCGGCGTGGCGGTTGCGCGTCCCACTCGTGCTGCACGAAGGCAACGCGTTCCCGAGCCGCGTCAACCGGTGGTTCGCGCGCGCCGCCAGGCTCTTCGTGAGCGCGCAACCCGAGGCCCTGGCCCATGTGAGGACCGCCAAGTCGCTCGTCATCCCCTTCCCGGTCCGGGAGGAGCGCGTCGAGCGCGCCGCCGCGCGCGCCGCGCTCGGGCTGCCCGGCTCCGCCGTCGTCACCCTCGTGATGGGCGGCTCCCAAGGCTCGCTCGCCCTGAACCGCGCCGTTCCGGACGCGTACGAGAAGCTCGCGAACGCCGGCCGCGCGCCGGTCGTGATCCACTCGACGGGGCCGCGCTGGCTGCCGGAGGTGGAGGCGCGCGCGGCCGCATGGCCCGCCTACCACTCGAGACCGTACGTCGACGCCGTCACCGCCTGGTCGGCCGCCGACCTCGCCATCACGCGCGCCGGGATCAGCACGCTCTCCGAGGCGGCCTTCCACGGCGTCCCCGCGCTCATGGTCCCCTTGCCGACGGCCGCCGAGGACCATCAGTCGCATAACGCCCGCGCGGTGGCGAACGCGGGTGCCGGGTCGCTCGTCGAGGAGAGCGAGATCGCCACGGCCCTGCCAGAGGCCTGGACGCGCGCGCTCGACCCGGAGTGGCGCCGGGCCGCGGCCGCGGCCGCGGCGGCGCGGACCCCGGCGGGCGCCGCGCGTCGTATCGTTGACGCCGTTTTGGAGACCGGAAGAGAGAGATGA